The following are encoded in a window of Arvicanthis niloticus isolate mArvNil1 chromosome 1, mArvNil1.pat.X, whole genome shotgun sequence genomic DNA:
- the Wdr11 gene encoding WD repeat-containing protein 11 isoform X5, whose product MLPYTVNFKVSARTLTGALNAHNKAAVDWGWQGLIAYGCHSLVVVIDSNTAQTLQVLEKHKADIVKVKWARENYHHNIGSPYCLRLASADINGKIIVWDVAAGVAQCEIQEHVKPIQDVQWLWNQDASRDLLLAIHPPNYIVLWNADTGTKLWKKSYADNILSFSFDPFDPSHLTLLTSEGIVFISDFSPSKPPSGPGKKVYISSPHSSPAHNKLAAATGAKKALNKVKILITQEKPSAEFVALNDCLQLAYLPSKRNHMLLLYPREILILDLEVNQTVGVIAIERTGVPFLQVIPCSQRDGLFCLHENGCITLRVRRSYNSICTSSNDEPGGSTSHRLVNDLDPVQELTYDLRSQCDAIRVTKTVRPFSMVCCPVNENAAALVVSDGRVMIWELKSAVCSRNARNSSSGVSPLYSPVSFCGIPGGVLQNKLPDLSLDNMIGQSAIAGEEHPKGSILQEVHLKFLLTGLLSGLPSPQFAIRMCPPLTTKNIKMYQPLLAVGTSNGSVLVYHLTSGLLHKELSVHSCEVKGIEWTSLTSFLSFAASTPNNMGLVRNELQLVDLPTGRSTAFRGDRGNDESPIEMIKVSHLKQYLAVVFKDKPLELWDIRTCTLLREMSKSFPAITALEWSPSHNLKSLRKKQLATREAMARQTVVSDAELGAVESSVISLLQEAESKSELSQNISAREHFVFTDNDGQVYHLTVEGNSVKDSARIPPDGSMGSITCIAWKGDTLVLGDMDGNLNFWDLKGRVSRGIPTHRSWVRKIRFAPGKGNQKLIAMYNDGAEVWDTKEVQMVSSLRSGRNVTFRILDVDWCTSDKVILASDDGCIRVLEMSMKSTCFRMDEQELIEPVWCPYLLVPRAALALKAFLLHQPWNGRYSLDISHIDYPENEEIKTLLQEQLHALSNDIKKLLLDPEFTLLQRCLLVSRLYGDESELHFWTVAAHYLHSLSQAKAGDTVVTKEGAPKDRLNNPLDICYDVLCENAYFQKFQLERVNLQEVKRSTYDHTRKCTDQLLLLGQTDRAVQLLLETSADNQHYYCDSLKACLVTTVTSSGPSQSTIKLVATNMIANGKLAEGVQLLCLIDKAADACRYLQTYGEWNRAAWLAKVRLNSEECADVLKRWVDHLCSPQVNQKSKALLVLLSLGCFVSVAETLHSMRYFDRAALFVEACLKYGAFEVSEDTDILCEDMCSE is encoded by the exons GTCAAGTGGGCCAGGGAGAACTATCACCACAACATTGGCTCTCCGTATTGCCTGCGCTTGGCTTCTgctgacatcaatgggaagatCATTGTTTGGGATGTAGCAGCAGGAGTAGCTCAGTGTGAGATCCAAGAGCATGTCAAGCCTATCCAAG ATGTGCAGTGGCTGTGGAATCAGGATGCTTCCCGGGACTTACTGCTTGCTATCCATCCACCAAATTACATTGTGCTCTGGAATGCAGACACTGGCACCAAACTGTGGAAGAAGAGCTATGCAGATaacatcctttctttttcttttgacccATTTGATCCTTCACATTTAACTT TACTCACCAGCGAGGGCATCGTTTTCATCTCAGACTTCTCTCCATCCAAGCCTCCCTCTGGCCCTGGGAAAAAAGTGTACATCTCTAGCCCACACTCTAGCCCAGCTCATAACAAGCTGGCTGCAGCCACCGGAGCCAAGAAGGCTCTTAATAAAGTAAAGATTTTGATCACTCAGGAGAAACCTAG tgcTGAATTTGTAGCTCTCAATGACTGCCTCCAGTTAGCCTATCTGCCTTCAAAAAGGAATCACATGCTGTTGCTCTACCCTCGGGAGATTTTAATCCTTGACCTTGAAGTGAATCAAACAGTTGGCGTGATTGCAATCGAGAGAACAGGCGTTCCCTTTCTGCAG GTAATACCGTGCTCTCAGCGCGATGGCCTGTTTTGCCTACATGAAAATGGCTGCATAACCTTACGTGTCCGGAGGTCTTATAACAGTATCTGTACTTCTTCAAATGACGAACCAGGTGGGAGCACATCTCACAGACTTGTTAatg ATCTAGATCCTGTTCAGGAGCTTACCTATGACTTGAGAAGCCAGTGTGACGCAATCAGGGTGACGAAAACTGTCCGTCCCTTCAGTATGGTGTGCTGTCCTGTTAATGAGAATGCAGCTGCCCTCGTAGTAAGCGACGGCAGAGTCATGATATGGGAACTCAAGTCTGCTGTGTGCAGTCGAAATGCACGGAACAG TAGTTCCGGTGTGTCACCTTTATACTCGCCAGTGTCTTTCTGTGGGATTCCTGGAGGAGTGCTACAGAATAAACTCCCCGACCTTTCCCTAGATAATATGATCG GACAAAGTGCGATTGCTGGGGAAGAGCATCCCAAAGGCTCCATTCTGCAGGAAGTGCACCTCAAATTCCTGCTGACAGGACTGCTCTCAGGACTCCCTTCCCCTCAGTTTGCCATCCGGATGTGCCCACCACTGACCACAAAAAACATTAAGATGTATCAGCCACTCCTTGCTGTTG GTACAAGTAACGGTTCTGTCCTGGTGTACCACCTCACCAGTGGTCTGCTGCACAAGGAGTTAAGTGTCCACTCGTGTGAAGTCAA GGGTATTGAATGGACAAGCTTGAccagtttcctttcttttgctgCTTCAACCCCAAACAACATGGGGTTAGTAAGAAATGAACTTCAGCTGGTTGATCTCCCAACAG GGAGGAGCACTGCTTTTCGTGGTGACCGGGGCAATGATGAATCACCCATTGAAATGATCAAAGTGTCTCATTTGAA acAGTATTTGGCAGTTGTTTTCAAAGATAAGCCCCTGGAATTATGGGATATTAGAACTTGCACTCTTCTTAGAGAAATGTCTAAAAGCTTCCCTGCGATAACTGCACTG GAGTGGTCACCATCTCACAACCTGAAGAGCCTGAGAAAGAAGCAGCTTGCCACCCGGGAGGCCATGGCCCGCCAGACTGTAGTCTCAGATGCGGAGCTGGGTGCTGTTGAATCATCTGTGATCAG TTTATTACAGGAGGCAGAAAGTAAGTCTGAACTCAGTCAGAACATCTCTGCTCGGGAGCATTTTGTGTTTACTGACAATGATGGCCAAGTTTATCATCTCACTGTTGAAGGAAATTCTGTGAAAGACAGTGCTCGGATTCCACCAGAT GGTAGCATGGGCAGTATTACCTGCATCGCTTGGAAAGGGGATACATTAGTGCTTGGAGATATGGATGGAAATTTAAACTTCTGGGATTTGAAAGGCAGAGTATCCAG AGGAATACCCACACATAGAAGTTGGGTGAGGAAGATTCGTTTTGCCCCTGGCAAGGGAAACCAGAAGCTAATAGCAATGTATAATGATGGCGCTGAAGTTTGGGATACTAAAGAG gttcagatggtGAGCAGTTTAAGAAGTGGAAGAAATGTGACCTTTCGGATTTTGGATGTGGACTGGTGCACATCAGATAAGGTGATCTTGGCATCTGATGACGGGTGCATCAGAGTTCTGGAGATGTCAATGAAGTCTACGTGTTTCAGAATGGATGAGCAGGAGTTAATAG AGCCTGTGTGGTGCCCATACCTCCTTGTTCCAAGGGCCGCCCTTGCCTTGAAAGCCTTCCTACTACACCAGCCTTGGAATGGGCGATATTCTTTGGACATTTCTCACAT TGATTacccagaaaatgaagaaataaagactcTCCTTCAAGAACAGTTGCATGCACTGTCTAA CGACATAAAGAAACTCCTGCTTGATCCTGAATTCACTCTCTTGCAGAGGTGCCTGCTGGTTTCCAG GCTTTATGGCGACGAGTCAGAGCTGCACTTTTGGACAGTGGCTGCCCACTACCTGCACAGCTTGTCCCAAGCCAAGGCTGGGGACACAGTGGTAACCAAGGAAGGTGCTCCTAAGGACAGGCTGAACAACCCACTGGATATCTGCTATGATGTGCTCTGTGAAAATGCCTACTTCCAG aaatttCAGCTAGAAAGAGTTAATCTACAGGAAGTAAAACGGTCAACTTATGATCACACAAGGAAATGCACAGACCAGCTCCTGCTGTTGGGACAG ACAGACAGAGCTGTACAGCTGCTGTTGGAAACAAGTGCAGATAACCAGCACTACTACTGTGACTCGCTGAAAGCTTGCTTGGTCACCACTGTCACCTCTTCAGGCCCTTCTCAGAGCACAATTAAGCTGGTAGCAACCAATATGATCGCCAATGGCAAGCTGGCAG AGGGCGTTCAGTTACTCTGTCTGATAGACAAGGCTGCAGACGCCTGTCGCTACCTGCAGACATATGGCGAGTGGAATCGGGCGGCATGGCTTGCAAAG GTTCGGTTAAATTCTGAAGAATGTGCAGATGTTCTGAAGCGGTGGGTTGACCACCTTTGTTCTCCACAAGTCAACCAGAAGTCCAAGGCCCTCTtggtcctcctctctctgggttgcTTTGTCAGCGTGGCAGAGACGCTTCACAG CATGAGATACTTTGATAGAGCTGCGTTGTTTGTGGAAGCCTGTCTCAAGTATGGTGCATTTGAAGTCAGTGAGGACACAGATATCCTTTGTGAGGACATGTGTTCTGAGTGA
- the Wdr11 gene encoding WD repeat-containing protein 11 isoform X2, whose translation MLPYTVNFKVSARTLTGALNAHNKAAVDWGWQGLIAYGCHSLVVVIDSNTAQTLQVLEKHKADIVKVKWARENYHHNIGSPYCLRLASADINGKIIVWDVAAGVAQCEIQEHVKPIQDVQWLWNQDASRDLLLAIHPPNYIVLWNADTGTKLWKKSYADNILSFSFDPFDPSHLTLLTSEGIVFISDFSPSKPPSGPGKKVYISSPHSSPAHNKLAAATGAKKALNKVKILITQEKPSAEFVALNDCLQLAYLPSKRNHMLLLYPREILILDLEVNQTVGVIAIERTGVPFLQVIPCSQRDGLFCLHENGCITLRVRRSYNSICTSSNDEPGGSTSHRLVNDLDPVQELTYDLRSQCDAIRVTKTVRPFSMVCCPVNENAAALVVSDGRVMIWELKSAVCSRNARNSSGVSPLYSPVSFCGIPGGVLQNKLPDLSLDNMIGQSAIAGEEHPKGSILQEVHLKFLLTGLLSGLPSPQFAIRMCPPLTTKNIKMYQPLLAVGTSNGSVLVYHLTSGLLHKELSVHSCEVKGIEWTSLTSFLSFAASTPNNMGLVRNELQLVDLPTGRSTAFRGDRGNDESPIEMIKVSHLKQYLAVVFKDKPLELWDIRTCTLLREMSKSFPAITALEWSPSHNLKSLRKKQLATREAMARQTVVSDAELGAVESSVISLLQEAESKSELSQNISAREHFVFTDNDGQVYHLTVEGNSVKDSARIPPDGSMGSITCIAWKGDTLVLGDMDGNLNFWDLKGRVSRGIPTHRSWVRKIRFAPGKGNQKLIAMYNDGAEVWDTKEVQMVSSLRSGRNVTFRILDVDWCTSDKVILASDDGCIRVLEMSMKSTCFRMDEQELIEPVWCPYLLVPRAALALKAFLLHQPWNGRYSLDISHIDYPENEEIKTLLQEQLHALSNDIKKLLLDPEFTLLQRCLLVSRLYGDESELHFWTVAAHYLHSLSQAKAGDTVVTKEGAPKDRLNNPLDICYDVLCENAYFQKFQLERVNLQEVKRSTYDHTRKCTDQLLLLGQTDRAVQLLLETSADNQHYYCDSLKACLVTTVTSSGPSQSTIKLVATNMIANGKLAEGVQLLCLIDKAADACRYLQTYGEWNRAAWLAKVRLNSEECADVLKRWVDHLCSPQVNQKSKALLVLLSLGCFVSVAETLHSMRYFDRAALFVEACLKYGAFEVSEDTEKLITAIYADYARSLKSLGFKQGAVHFASKAGAAGRDLLNELGSPKEELTEG comes from the exons GTCAAGTGGGCCAGGGAGAACTATCACCACAACATTGGCTCTCCGTATTGCCTGCGCTTGGCTTCTgctgacatcaatgggaagatCATTGTTTGGGATGTAGCAGCAGGAGTAGCTCAGTGTGAGATCCAAGAGCATGTCAAGCCTATCCAAG ATGTGCAGTGGCTGTGGAATCAGGATGCTTCCCGGGACTTACTGCTTGCTATCCATCCACCAAATTACATTGTGCTCTGGAATGCAGACACTGGCACCAAACTGTGGAAGAAGAGCTATGCAGATaacatcctttctttttcttttgacccATTTGATCCTTCACATTTAACTT TACTCACCAGCGAGGGCATCGTTTTCATCTCAGACTTCTCTCCATCCAAGCCTCCCTCTGGCCCTGGGAAAAAAGTGTACATCTCTAGCCCACACTCTAGCCCAGCTCATAACAAGCTGGCTGCAGCCACCGGAGCCAAGAAGGCTCTTAATAAAGTAAAGATTTTGATCACTCAGGAGAAACCTAG tgcTGAATTTGTAGCTCTCAATGACTGCCTCCAGTTAGCCTATCTGCCTTCAAAAAGGAATCACATGCTGTTGCTCTACCCTCGGGAGATTTTAATCCTTGACCTTGAAGTGAATCAAACAGTTGGCGTGATTGCAATCGAGAGAACAGGCGTTCCCTTTCTGCAG GTAATACCGTGCTCTCAGCGCGATGGCCTGTTTTGCCTACATGAAAATGGCTGCATAACCTTACGTGTCCGGAGGTCTTATAACAGTATCTGTACTTCTTCAAATGACGAACCAGGTGGGAGCACATCTCACAGACTTGTTAatg ATCTAGATCCTGTTCAGGAGCTTACCTATGACTTGAGAAGCCAGTGTGACGCAATCAGGGTGACGAAAACTGTCCGTCCCTTCAGTATGGTGTGCTGTCCTGTTAATGAGAATGCAGCTGCCCTCGTAGTAAGCGACGGCAGAGTCATGATATGGGAACTCAAGTCTGCTGTGTGCAGTCGAAATGCACGGAACAG TTCCGGTGTGTCACCTTTATACTCGCCAGTGTCTTTCTGTGGGATTCCTGGAGGAGTGCTACAGAATAAACTCCCCGACCTTTCCCTAGATAATATGATCG GACAAAGTGCGATTGCTGGGGAAGAGCATCCCAAAGGCTCCATTCTGCAGGAAGTGCACCTCAAATTCCTGCTGACAGGACTGCTCTCAGGACTCCCTTCCCCTCAGTTTGCCATCCGGATGTGCCCACCACTGACCACAAAAAACATTAAGATGTATCAGCCACTCCTTGCTGTTG GTACAAGTAACGGTTCTGTCCTGGTGTACCACCTCACCAGTGGTCTGCTGCACAAGGAGTTAAGTGTCCACTCGTGTGAAGTCAA GGGTATTGAATGGACAAGCTTGAccagtttcctttcttttgctgCTTCAACCCCAAACAACATGGGGTTAGTAAGAAATGAACTTCAGCTGGTTGATCTCCCAACAG GGAGGAGCACTGCTTTTCGTGGTGACCGGGGCAATGATGAATCACCCATTGAAATGATCAAAGTGTCTCATTTGAA acAGTATTTGGCAGTTGTTTTCAAAGATAAGCCCCTGGAATTATGGGATATTAGAACTTGCACTCTTCTTAGAGAAATGTCTAAAAGCTTCCCTGCGATAACTGCACTG GAGTGGTCACCATCTCACAACCTGAAGAGCCTGAGAAAGAAGCAGCTTGCCACCCGGGAGGCCATGGCCCGCCAGACTGTAGTCTCAGATGCGGAGCTGGGTGCTGTTGAATCATCTGTGATCAG TTTATTACAGGAGGCAGAAAGTAAGTCTGAACTCAGTCAGAACATCTCTGCTCGGGAGCATTTTGTGTTTACTGACAATGATGGCCAAGTTTATCATCTCACTGTTGAAGGAAATTCTGTGAAAGACAGTGCTCGGATTCCACCAGAT GGTAGCATGGGCAGTATTACCTGCATCGCTTGGAAAGGGGATACATTAGTGCTTGGAGATATGGATGGAAATTTAAACTTCTGGGATTTGAAAGGCAGAGTATCCAG AGGAATACCCACACATAGAAGTTGGGTGAGGAAGATTCGTTTTGCCCCTGGCAAGGGAAACCAGAAGCTAATAGCAATGTATAATGATGGCGCTGAAGTTTGGGATACTAAAGAG gttcagatggtGAGCAGTTTAAGAAGTGGAAGAAATGTGACCTTTCGGATTTTGGATGTGGACTGGTGCACATCAGATAAGGTGATCTTGGCATCTGATGACGGGTGCATCAGAGTTCTGGAGATGTCAATGAAGTCTACGTGTTTCAGAATGGATGAGCAGGAGTTAATAG AGCCTGTGTGGTGCCCATACCTCCTTGTTCCAAGGGCCGCCCTTGCCTTGAAAGCCTTCCTACTACACCAGCCTTGGAATGGGCGATATTCTTTGGACATTTCTCACAT TGATTacccagaaaatgaagaaataaagactcTCCTTCAAGAACAGTTGCATGCACTGTCTAA CGACATAAAGAAACTCCTGCTTGATCCTGAATTCACTCTCTTGCAGAGGTGCCTGCTGGTTTCCAG GCTTTATGGCGACGAGTCAGAGCTGCACTTTTGGACAGTGGCTGCCCACTACCTGCACAGCTTGTCCCAAGCCAAGGCTGGGGACACAGTGGTAACCAAGGAAGGTGCTCCTAAGGACAGGCTGAACAACCCACTGGATATCTGCTATGATGTGCTCTGTGAAAATGCCTACTTCCAG aaatttCAGCTAGAAAGAGTTAATCTACAGGAAGTAAAACGGTCAACTTATGATCACACAAGGAAATGCACAGACCAGCTCCTGCTGTTGGGACAG ACAGACAGAGCTGTACAGCTGCTGTTGGAAACAAGTGCAGATAACCAGCACTACTACTGTGACTCGCTGAAAGCTTGCTTGGTCACCACTGTCACCTCTTCAGGCCCTTCTCAGAGCACAATTAAGCTGGTAGCAACCAATATGATCGCCAATGGCAAGCTGGCAG AGGGCGTTCAGTTACTCTGTCTGATAGACAAGGCTGCAGACGCCTGTCGCTACCTGCAGACATATGGCGAGTGGAATCGGGCGGCATGGCTTGCAAAG GTTCGGTTAAATTCTGAAGAATGTGCAGATGTTCTGAAGCGGTGGGTTGACCACCTTTGTTCTCCACAAGTCAACCAGAAGTCCAAGGCCCTCTtggtcctcctctctctgggttgcTTTGTCAGCGTGGCAGAGACGCTTCACAG CATGAGATACTTTGATAGAGCTGCGTTGTTTGTGGAAGCCTGTCTCAAGTATGGTGCATTTGAAGTCAGTGAGGACACAG AGAAGCTCATCACTGCCATCTATGCAGACTATGCCCGAAGCCTGAAGAGCCTCGGCTTTAAACAGGGAGCAGTGCATTTTGCTTCAAAAGCTGGAGCGGCTGGCAGAGATTTATTGAATGAGCTGGGGTCCCCCAAGGAGGAACTAACAGAAGGCTGA
- the Wdr11 gene encoding WD repeat-containing protein 11 isoform X1, whose product MLPYTVNFKVSARTLTGALNAHNKAAVDWGWQGLIAYGCHSLVVVIDSNTAQTLQVLEKHKADIVKVKWARENYHHNIGSPYCLRLASADINGKIIVWDVAAGVAQCEIQEHVKPIQDVQWLWNQDASRDLLLAIHPPNYIVLWNADTGTKLWKKSYADNILSFSFDPFDPSHLTLLTSEGIVFISDFSPSKPPSGPGKKVYISSPHSSPAHNKLAAATGAKKALNKVKILITQEKPSAEFVALNDCLQLAYLPSKRNHMLLLYPREILILDLEVNQTVGVIAIERTGVPFLQVIPCSQRDGLFCLHENGCITLRVRRSYNSICTSSNDEPGGSTSHRLVNDLDPVQELTYDLRSQCDAIRVTKTVRPFSMVCCPVNENAAALVVSDGRVMIWELKSAVCSRNARNSSSGVSPLYSPVSFCGIPGGVLQNKLPDLSLDNMIGQSAIAGEEHPKGSILQEVHLKFLLTGLLSGLPSPQFAIRMCPPLTTKNIKMYQPLLAVGTSNGSVLVYHLTSGLLHKELSVHSCEVKGIEWTSLTSFLSFAASTPNNMGLVRNELQLVDLPTGRSTAFRGDRGNDESPIEMIKVSHLKQYLAVVFKDKPLELWDIRTCTLLREMSKSFPAITALEWSPSHNLKSLRKKQLATREAMARQTVVSDAELGAVESSVISLLQEAESKSELSQNISAREHFVFTDNDGQVYHLTVEGNSVKDSARIPPDGSMGSITCIAWKGDTLVLGDMDGNLNFWDLKGRVSRGIPTHRSWVRKIRFAPGKGNQKLIAMYNDGAEVWDTKEVQMVSSLRSGRNVTFRILDVDWCTSDKVILASDDGCIRVLEMSMKSTCFRMDEQELIEPVWCPYLLVPRAALALKAFLLHQPWNGRYSLDISHIDYPENEEIKTLLQEQLHALSNDIKKLLLDPEFTLLQRCLLVSRLYGDESELHFWTVAAHYLHSLSQAKAGDTVVTKEGAPKDRLNNPLDICYDVLCENAYFQKFQLERVNLQEVKRSTYDHTRKCTDQLLLLGQTDRAVQLLLETSADNQHYYCDSLKACLVTTVTSSGPSQSTIKLVATNMIANGKLAEGVQLLCLIDKAADACRYLQTYGEWNRAAWLAKVRLNSEECADVLKRWVDHLCSPQVNQKSKALLVLLSLGCFVSVAETLHSMRYFDRAALFVEACLKYGAFEVSEDTEKLITAIYADYARSLKSLGFKQGAVHFASKAGAAGRDLLNELGSPKEELTEG is encoded by the exons GTCAAGTGGGCCAGGGAGAACTATCACCACAACATTGGCTCTCCGTATTGCCTGCGCTTGGCTTCTgctgacatcaatgggaagatCATTGTTTGGGATGTAGCAGCAGGAGTAGCTCAGTGTGAGATCCAAGAGCATGTCAAGCCTATCCAAG ATGTGCAGTGGCTGTGGAATCAGGATGCTTCCCGGGACTTACTGCTTGCTATCCATCCACCAAATTACATTGTGCTCTGGAATGCAGACACTGGCACCAAACTGTGGAAGAAGAGCTATGCAGATaacatcctttctttttcttttgacccATTTGATCCTTCACATTTAACTT TACTCACCAGCGAGGGCATCGTTTTCATCTCAGACTTCTCTCCATCCAAGCCTCCCTCTGGCCCTGGGAAAAAAGTGTACATCTCTAGCCCACACTCTAGCCCAGCTCATAACAAGCTGGCTGCAGCCACCGGAGCCAAGAAGGCTCTTAATAAAGTAAAGATTTTGATCACTCAGGAGAAACCTAG tgcTGAATTTGTAGCTCTCAATGACTGCCTCCAGTTAGCCTATCTGCCTTCAAAAAGGAATCACATGCTGTTGCTCTACCCTCGGGAGATTTTAATCCTTGACCTTGAAGTGAATCAAACAGTTGGCGTGATTGCAATCGAGAGAACAGGCGTTCCCTTTCTGCAG GTAATACCGTGCTCTCAGCGCGATGGCCTGTTTTGCCTACATGAAAATGGCTGCATAACCTTACGTGTCCGGAGGTCTTATAACAGTATCTGTACTTCTTCAAATGACGAACCAGGTGGGAGCACATCTCACAGACTTGTTAatg ATCTAGATCCTGTTCAGGAGCTTACCTATGACTTGAGAAGCCAGTGTGACGCAATCAGGGTGACGAAAACTGTCCGTCCCTTCAGTATGGTGTGCTGTCCTGTTAATGAGAATGCAGCTGCCCTCGTAGTAAGCGACGGCAGAGTCATGATATGGGAACTCAAGTCTGCTGTGTGCAGTCGAAATGCACGGAACAG TAGTTCCGGTGTGTCACCTTTATACTCGCCAGTGTCTTTCTGTGGGATTCCTGGAGGAGTGCTACAGAATAAACTCCCCGACCTTTCCCTAGATAATATGATCG GACAAAGTGCGATTGCTGGGGAAGAGCATCCCAAAGGCTCCATTCTGCAGGAAGTGCACCTCAAATTCCTGCTGACAGGACTGCTCTCAGGACTCCCTTCCCCTCAGTTTGCCATCCGGATGTGCCCACCACTGACCACAAAAAACATTAAGATGTATCAGCCACTCCTTGCTGTTG GTACAAGTAACGGTTCTGTCCTGGTGTACCACCTCACCAGTGGTCTGCTGCACAAGGAGTTAAGTGTCCACTCGTGTGAAGTCAA GGGTATTGAATGGACAAGCTTGAccagtttcctttcttttgctgCTTCAACCCCAAACAACATGGGGTTAGTAAGAAATGAACTTCAGCTGGTTGATCTCCCAACAG GGAGGAGCACTGCTTTTCGTGGTGACCGGGGCAATGATGAATCACCCATTGAAATGATCAAAGTGTCTCATTTGAA acAGTATTTGGCAGTTGTTTTCAAAGATAAGCCCCTGGAATTATGGGATATTAGAACTTGCACTCTTCTTAGAGAAATGTCTAAAAGCTTCCCTGCGATAACTGCACTG GAGTGGTCACCATCTCACAACCTGAAGAGCCTGAGAAAGAAGCAGCTTGCCACCCGGGAGGCCATGGCCCGCCAGACTGTAGTCTCAGATGCGGAGCTGGGTGCTGTTGAATCATCTGTGATCAG TTTATTACAGGAGGCAGAAAGTAAGTCTGAACTCAGTCAGAACATCTCTGCTCGGGAGCATTTTGTGTTTACTGACAATGATGGCCAAGTTTATCATCTCACTGTTGAAGGAAATTCTGTGAAAGACAGTGCTCGGATTCCACCAGAT GGTAGCATGGGCAGTATTACCTGCATCGCTTGGAAAGGGGATACATTAGTGCTTGGAGATATGGATGGAAATTTAAACTTCTGGGATTTGAAAGGCAGAGTATCCAG AGGAATACCCACACATAGAAGTTGGGTGAGGAAGATTCGTTTTGCCCCTGGCAAGGGAAACCAGAAGCTAATAGCAATGTATAATGATGGCGCTGAAGTTTGGGATACTAAAGAG gttcagatggtGAGCAGTTTAAGAAGTGGAAGAAATGTGACCTTTCGGATTTTGGATGTGGACTGGTGCACATCAGATAAGGTGATCTTGGCATCTGATGACGGGTGCATCAGAGTTCTGGAGATGTCAATGAAGTCTACGTGTTTCAGAATGGATGAGCAGGAGTTAATAG AGCCTGTGTGGTGCCCATACCTCCTTGTTCCAAGGGCCGCCCTTGCCTTGAAAGCCTTCCTACTACACCAGCCTTGGAATGGGCGATATTCTTTGGACATTTCTCACAT TGATTacccagaaaatgaagaaataaagactcTCCTTCAAGAACAGTTGCATGCACTGTCTAA CGACATAAAGAAACTCCTGCTTGATCCTGAATTCACTCTCTTGCAGAGGTGCCTGCTGGTTTCCAG GCTTTATGGCGACGAGTCAGAGCTGCACTTTTGGACAGTGGCTGCCCACTACCTGCACAGCTTGTCCCAAGCCAAGGCTGGGGACACAGTGGTAACCAAGGAAGGTGCTCCTAAGGACAGGCTGAACAACCCACTGGATATCTGCTATGATGTGCTCTGTGAAAATGCCTACTTCCAG aaatttCAGCTAGAAAGAGTTAATCTACAGGAAGTAAAACGGTCAACTTATGATCACACAAGGAAATGCACAGACCAGCTCCTGCTGTTGGGACAG ACAGACAGAGCTGTACAGCTGCTGTTGGAAACAAGTGCAGATAACCAGCACTACTACTGTGACTCGCTGAAAGCTTGCTTGGTCACCACTGTCACCTCTTCAGGCCCTTCTCAGAGCACAATTAAGCTGGTAGCAACCAATATGATCGCCAATGGCAAGCTGGCAG AGGGCGTTCAGTTACTCTGTCTGATAGACAAGGCTGCAGACGCCTGTCGCTACCTGCAGACATATGGCGAGTGGAATCGGGCGGCATGGCTTGCAAAG GTTCGGTTAAATTCTGAAGAATGTGCAGATGTTCTGAAGCGGTGGGTTGACCACCTTTGTTCTCCACAAGTCAACCAGAAGTCCAAGGCCCTCTtggtcctcctctctctgggttgcTTTGTCAGCGTGGCAGAGACGCTTCACAG CATGAGATACTTTGATAGAGCTGCGTTGTTTGTGGAAGCCTGTCTCAAGTATGGTGCATTTGAAGTCAGTGAGGACACAG AGAAGCTCATCACTGCCATCTATGCAGACTATGCCCGAAGCCTGAAGAGCCTCGGCTTTAAACAGGGAGCAGTGCATTTTGCTTCAAAAGCTGGAGCGGCTGGCAGAGATTTATTGAATGAGCTGGGGTCCCCCAAGGAGGAACTAACAGAAGGCTGA